In Oscillatoria acuminata PCC 6304, a single window of DNA contains:
- the nusB gene encoding transcription antitermination factor NusB: MKAQRVARELALLSMSQLSSNLEKLSAQQLSDLVLAAVRTLTNEVHDILETAAAELKRSNDRLLGSEIQATTVQSSRTMVYEAVELTQTAINRVAMAMELPEFLQLTNQKEVKAYTLETLTLVNAHREEIDAILQEAMINWQLNRIARIDRDILRIAVAEMRYLGLQERIAINEAVELAKRYSGEDGYRFVNGVLRRVTEQFHEKVPQE; encoded by the coding sequence ATGAAAGCTCAAAGAGTCGCTCGTGAACTCGCCCTGCTGAGTATGAGTCAGCTGAGTTCCAATCTGGAAAAACTCAGCGCTCAACAACTCTCCGATCTAGTCCTCGCTGCGGTTCGCACCCTCACCAATGAAGTCCACGATATCCTAGAAACCGCGGCGGCAGAACTCAAACGCAGCAACGATCGCCTGTTAGGCAGCGAAATTCAAGCCACCACGGTGCAAAGTTCTCGCACAATGGTCTACGAAGCCGTAGAACTGACCCAAACCGCCATTAACCGTGTGGCAATGGCAATGGAACTACCTGAGTTTCTGCAACTGACGAACCAAAAAGAAGTCAAGGCGTACACCCTAGAAACCCTGACTTTGGTGAACGCCCATCGGGAAGAAATTGACGCCATCCTCCAAGAGGCGATGATCAATTGGCAACTGAATCGGATTGCTCGCATTGATCGCGATATCCTGCGAATTGCGGTGGCTGAAATGCGCTATCTCGGACTCCAAGAACGCATCGCCATCAATGAAGCGGTAGAATTAGCCAAACGCTATAGCGGTGAAGATGGCTATCGCTTTGTCAATGGCGTCTTGCGTCGGGTCACCGAACAGTTTCATGAGAAGGTGCCCCAAGAATAA
- the ftsY gene encoding signal recognition particle-docking protein FtsY, giving the protein MVFNWFRRQFNEKEQQQEQEQAIEPTAKQPESEAEETTPEVAEDYLNWAKAAYQNIQKQQVSTPEAAEAEEEPEAELEPEAEVESAEPEAVEAEVEPEAEAEPEEPEAEAEPQDLVTEPIASEPLVAPEEATEPEAVPEEVIEPVAAVAIETSEPTETSEPEAPAPAPVSFLARSEAERQARMQRLEETAVEAPVEEDFRRTPTPGQVEIEGTEIPGLAFDEGFLWSAEVLAAQGRRADEVSIEEITWLQKLRQGLDRTRRSLINQLRAIVGQGPLNKAAVMEIETALLQADVGVEATDLIIEALQQKLKEEALPPAEAIAYLKKILREMLDRPFQEKYNANFVPEKETLNIWVIAGVNGAGKTTTIGKIAHLSKQSGYKTLIAAADTFRAAAVEQVKVWGNRADVEVIANPVKNSDPAAVVFDGISAAMARGTELLLVDTAGRLQNKKNLMDELAKIRRIVDRKAPDAVVESLLVLDATLGQNGLRQAQVFSEAINLSGVILTKLDGTAKGGIALAIVQQMGLPIRFIGAGEGIEDLRPFSSYEFVEALIGG; this is encoded by the coding sequence ATGGTGTTTAATTGGTTCCGCCGTCAGTTCAACGAAAAAGAACAACAACAAGAACAAGAACAGGCAATAGAACCGACTGCAAAGCAGCCGGAATCTGAGGCTGAGGAAACGACCCCAGAAGTTGCCGAAGATTACCTGAACTGGGCTAAAGCTGCCTATCAAAATATTCAAAAGCAACAGGTTTCTACTCCGGAAGCAGCGGAAGCGGAGGAAGAACCGGAAGCTGAGTTAGAACCGGAAGCTGAGGTAGAATCGGCAGAACCGGAAGCAGTGGAAGCGGAGGTAGAACCGGAAGCTGAGGCAGAACCGGAAGAACCGGAAGCTGAGGCAGAACCGCAGGACCTGGTTACTGAACCGATCGCCTCAGAACCCTTAGTTGCCCCGGAAGAAGCTACAGAACCCGAGGCCGTTCCAGAGGAGGTTATCGAACCTGTAGCGGCTGTTGCTATCGAAACCTCAGAACCAACGGAAACTTCAGAACCGGAGGCTCCAGCACCGGCTCCGGTATCATTCCTGGCACGGTCGGAGGCGGAACGACAGGCGAGAATGCAGCGGTTAGAGGAAACTGCTGTGGAGGCCCCGGTAGAGGAGGACTTCAGGCGGACCCCGACCCCGGGACAAGTGGAGATTGAAGGGACAGAAATTCCCGGACTGGCTTTTGATGAGGGCTTTTTGTGGTCAGCGGAAGTGCTGGCGGCGCAAGGACGTCGTGCTGATGAGGTTTCCATTGAAGAAATTACCTGGTTACAGAAGTTACGCCAGGGGTTGGATAGAACTCGTCGGAGTTTAATTAACCAACTGCGGGCGATCGTGGGACAGGGGCCGCTGAATAAAGCAGCGGTGATGGAAATTGAAACGGCCCTGTTGCAGGCGGATGTCGGGGTGGAGGCGACGGACCTGATTATTGAGGCCCTCCAGCAGAAGTTAAAAGAAGAGGCGCTTCCCCCGGCAGAGGCGATCGCCTACCTGAAAAAAATCCTCCGGGAAATGCTCGATCGCCCCTTTCAGGAAAAGTACAATGCCAACTTTGTCCCTGAGAAAGAGACTCTGAACATTTGGGTGATTGCCGGAGTCAATGGGGCCGGTAAAACCACCACCATCGGTAAAATTGCCCACCTGTCCAAACAATCGGGTTATAAGACCCTAATTGCCGCAGCAGATACCTTCCGCGCCGCTGCTGTCGAGCAAGTCAAGGTGTGGGGGAATCGCGCCGATGTGGAAGTAATTGCCAACCCGGTCAAAAATTCCGACCCCGCAGCAGTGGTTTTTGATGGGATTTCAGCCGCAATGGCCCGAGGCACAGAACTGCTACTGGTGGATACTGCCGGACGTTTGCAGAATAAAAAGAATCTGATGGATGAATTGGCAAAAATCCGTAGAATCGTGGATAGAAAAGCGCCCGATGCAGTGGTAGAATCACTGCTGGTTTTGGATGCAACATTGGGACAAAACGGCCTCCGTCAAGCTCAAGTGTTTTCGGAAGCGATTAATTTGAGTGGAGTCATCTTGACAAAATTGGATGGAACTGCTAAAGGTGGCATAGCCTTGGCGATCGTGCAGCAGATGGGATTACCCATCCGCTTTATCGGTGCCGGTGAAGGAATTGAAGACCTGCGCCCCTTTTCCAGCTACGAGTTTGTCGAAGCGTTGATTGGTGGCTAG
- a CDS encoding DUF502 domain-containing protein → MIQRLKQDLKNDLIAGLLVVIPLATTIWLTITVARWVIDFLTSIPKQLNPFDNLHPILVILINLGVGLAVPLLSILLIGLMARNIAGRWLLDLGEQVLQAIPLAGSVYKTLKQILETVLKDSKGKFRRVILVEYPRKGIWAIAFVTGGVATEIQSQLSGGVLSVFIPTTPNPTSGWYAVVSEEEVVNLSMSVEDAFKVIVSGGIVSPPMTGPLPLPPSSDRKLQELRTEVKRQTLVSEEEKEYI, encoded by the coding sequence GTGATCCAACGCCTTAAACAAGACTTAAAAAATGACCTGATTGCTGGACTGCTCGTGGTCATTCCCCTGGCAACCACCATCTGGCTGACGATTACCGTTGCCCGATGGGTGATCGATTTCCTGACCAGTATTCCCAAGCAGCTTAATCCCTTCGATAACCTCCACCCGATTTTAGTCATCCTGATTAACTTAGGGGTCGGGTTGGCAGTTCCCCTTTTGAGTATTCTGCTGATTGGGTTGATGGCACGCAACATTGCCGGACGATGGTTGCTTGACTTGGGCGAACAAGTGCTGCAAGCGATTCCCCTGGCGGGTTCCGTTTATAAAACCCTCAAGCAAATTTTAGAAACCGTCCTGAAAGATTCCAAAGGGAAATTTCGACGGGTGATTTTAGTCGAGTATCCGCGCAAAGGAATCTGGGCGATCGCCTTCGTGACTGGGGGGGTCGCCACAGAAATCCAATCCCAATTATCCGGGGGAGTGCTGAGTGTTTTTATTCCCACTACCCCTAACCCAACCAGCGGGTGGTATGCTGTCGTTTCGGAAGAAGAAGTGGTCAACCTCTCCATGTCCGTGGAAGATGCCTTTAAAGTCATCGTCTCCGGTGGCATTGTTAGCCCCCCTATGACTGGACCCTTGCCCCTACCTCCATCGAGCGATCGCAAGCTACAGGAACTCAGAACCGAAGTCAAACGGCAGACCCTCGTTTCTGAAGAAGAAAAAGAATATATCTAA